Part of the Coregonus clupeaformis isolate EN_2021a chromosome 8, ASM2061545v1, whole genome shotgun sequence genome, TATTAGTGATCATAAATCGttgttatatgtatatatatttcatTGACATTTATTGAAGGtccctattttttttatttaaataaatgtatttgaGCGCTAAAACTCAAAAACTGCATTGACAGTCATGTGATAGAGGATATTGTGACGTCAGAGGAATGAAGCCTTAGCCAAGATGGCGGCTGCTGGAGGAGAGCCCTCTACCCAGAGTGGTCCGGATGATTTGTTCAATCATTTCTACACAGAGGTAGGATACATTTAGGAAATACATGCTACTCAATGTGTTGATATGTAACCTAACATTATGGATTTGACAAATACAGATAATTCGTCCTCTGGACTTGCATTTATGAGGCATACAAACATTGCTAGCTAAAGAGCTAGAGAggctaaagttagctaacgttaacggGGCTAGCTAGCTCGCATAACACGGTATGTTAACGTGCTAGCTAGCAATTGCTAACGCTAACAGAGCAGTGTTGTTGATATGACAGAACACTTCTCTGTGATCCTAACACGCACATAGTTTGTTAAACCGCTATTTTGTTTGTCAGTGTAGAGGAATTTTGTTTCCATTTTAAACAGTGGTGAAATGGTTGAGGACTTGATCTGTTGTTTTGTGCTCTGGCTAGCCAGCACAGCAGATTCGACCCTCTTGTTTACAGCTAACTGCACTAGGGTTGGACAGGCTTCCTGTGTAGATTAAGACACTGCGAGATATGACTCGGAAAatgtacctcaatccagggatgacGAATGCGTTGTATAGTACTCCGAATTGTCCTattatcccaactgttacaccGAGAAGATTGAAAGACTACTAGTTTTTAGGGAAAATGCAGTTTTCGTCCTaatgctagctagcattagccacAGCAACCATTATGGAATGGCACATAGCCTTTAACAACAACAGGAGCTGGTTGGCAGACACtgccattccaaaatggctgccTTGGCTTCTGCTACCTAGCATGAAGACCAAACGGACAGTTTACCGTAAAACTAAAGTAATTCAATCTTCTCGGTGTAACAGTTGGGGTAATGGGACAATTGTAGGAGTTCAACacatttctcatccctggattgaggtacgttttctgaGCCATATCTCGCACCGGCTCCGCTGTGTCTTAATCTACACAGGAAGCCTGTCTGACCctagtgcagctgtaagcaagcGGGTTGGATCTGCTGGCTAGTCCTCTGGCATGAATGTAAACATACTCAGTTCCATCTATCCAACCTTCCCCAAGTGGACTCATGAGTCCCGACAGATAATGCTTTGCCAGCTGGCCAGTGAAAGGGATCAAGATTATGTAAATATCCATTCGCTTGCTAATATGACCATGACTGAACTTCTGTGACCCTACATAATATGACATGTCTCTGTCCAACAGGTAAAGCAGATAGAGAAAAGAGACTCTGTGCTAACCTCGAAGCAGCAAATAGACCGGCTGCTCAGACCTGGGTCGTCCTACTTCAATTTAAACCCCTTTGAGGTAAGTGGCTCGTTCCTGTCACATGCAGCTGTAGTCAATCTATTGTTATTGTGACAAGATTGTTATGTAGAACTGCATTGAAGTGTCCTTAGTACAACACCAGCGACCTCATCAAGAGGTTCAAGTCTCTTGGCGTAATGGCTTCGATGTTGTGCTGACAAGACGCATCGTTGCAGGTTTCAACCCATTTGAGATACTCGCTGAAggtgctacattggtgtcagaagttaAATGACGTTAACTTTGTGTGACTGTTGCATTTGGGCAAGATGGTAAAGTGCAAGAGTGTGTTTCTCAAAGGAAAAGGGGTAGTGTAACATCCTTTGTACAACACCAGCGACTTTGTCAAGAGGTTTGAATCGCTTGATGTAAATACACTGTGTTGCTTAAGCTATGCAGTGTAAACTTTGCTTCCAGTGAAATGCCTAATTTGAATTTCAGGTGTTACAAATTGATCCAGAGGCAACAGATGAGGAGTTGAAGAAGAGGTTCCGAGCGGTAGGTATACTACATATCTGACAGAAGGTACCGGAGCATCCGGTCTCGGACCTACCGGTTCCAACACAGCTTCCAGGTCATAACACTGTTGAACAGCTAACCCTAGCAGTCCACCTGCACATACTGTACCTGCTATTCACCTGCCCCCTATTAAGAGACTATTTGCAGGGACTCTTTACTCACACATTCATACATACACACTTTCTCTCACTACCATCACTGCTGCTattatttatttgtactgctcACTTTATCTACTGTAAATACCTGTCATATTATTGACATAGTACATTTCATAGTAAATACTGTATATTCTACAGTTTATATTTCCCACCATATCTTAAAGCTgaaatccttaatggtgaaacagccacgtccatttgcgatattacaacaacaaagaagttagtgcaaacaacgaacactgttttttcccctctgacatcattgcacgcATGAAGGAAGTAGAGGCCGACTGATATGGGATTTTTGGGTCTGATACCAATTTTAGGGAGGCAAAAGTCACCGATTACTGATATATCtgccaatgtttttttttttagagaTGGAATGAAAAACATAAATTTTTTAACACAATTGATGCTCCAAAAGATTAACAGATACTCTAAATGATGATTTCTTAACTAAGTACTACAGTTAACGTTATTTAAGAACATTCTATTTGTGGTTTACATGATAACCACCAAAAAGCAACTATATCCTCTATAAATACGAAAGTAAATACAAAACACTTGTTCAGTTTACCTTCTTAGACAAATCTTTAAGGTGTACCTATCTATGGCAGTGGGTAAGAATCCATAAGTGTTTGTGCTGAAGCACTACAAGCACACTAATAAACAAGAAGGGCTGAATGAATTAAACTTAGTCACAAAGTAGATTCATTACGGTGCTTTACAACAGTCAAAGGTCATGTAAAGAAACACCTTATGGCAACCTTGCAATGAGAGGATCgttactagttaccacagccacaaagtcataaaccctgcctatttctacaatttctcttaACCATATTGCTGCCCTTATggctaaccctaactttaaattaagaccaaaaagcacatttttgtttttatgaTTTTTTTGTGACATTGTGGtagtggtaactagtggaaacccaaTGAGAGCTTGTTATGACAAGCACACGCTAGCTCTTTATTAGGACAGTGTTTTCTTACTGAAACCGTAATGTAAATTACTGTTATTCAATACAAAATTCATTGGCTATATATTTAAACTCCAAATGGCATGTGCTGACGACTGAAAACATTCATGCAGTAAAATGGTTACTGCACTGGTTTTAGTCACACACGttctaatttagctagctagctaacaacaatCTCGCCTGAATTATAGATTTGCACCAAATATCTTGCTTTTTGCATATTTCTGAAAACGAACTAAATAAGCCCACTGACATAATAGGGCCCAGACAGTAATGTATCAAGGATGAGTGTTCACTTTGGCGCCAGTCCAGTGTCCGCACAGATTGCTTGCTAGCTAAGCTAACTACCTTCCTGCAGAGCTGCCAACTTTTGAAGAAAGCTTGGAGTGATATTTGCTATGTGAATTTCATTGCGCTCTGGCACAACccctagatggaaaatgttactGTTtgaaagctcatttcctgcaattctatgtattccaaatcaaatccaattttatttgccacatgtgccgaatacaacaggtgtagacattaccgtgaaatgcttacttacagcccttaaccaacaatgcattaatttttttataaaacgagtacaataaaacaacaacaacaaaaaagtgttgagagaaaaaaagagcagaagtaaagtaaaataaaataacagtagggaggctatatacaggggggtaccggtgcagagtcaatgtgcgggggcaccggctatttgaggtaatatgtacatgtgggtagagttaaagtgactgcataaataattaacagagtagcagcagcataaaaatatggggtggggggggcagtgcaagtagtccgggtagccatgattagctgttcaggagtcttatggcttgggggtagaagctgttgagaagccttttggacctagacttggcgctccggtacagcttgccgtgcggtagcagagagaacagtctatgactagggtggctggagtctttgacaattttgagggccttcctctgacaccgcctggtatagaggtcctggatagcaggaagcttggccccagtgatgtattgggccgtacgcactaccctctgtagtgccttgcggtcggaggccgagcagttgccataccaggcggtgatgcaaccagtcaggatgctctcgatggtgcagctgtataactttttgaggatctgaggacccatgccaaatcttttcagtctcctgagggggaataggctttgtcgtgccctcttcacgactgtcttggtgtgtttggaccatgatagttcgttggtgatgtggacaccaaggaactttaagctctcaacctgttccactacagccccatcgatgagaatgggggcgtgctcagtcctctttttttttcctgtagtccacaatcatctcctttgtcttggtcacgttgagggagaggttgttgtcctggcaccacacggccaggtctctgacctcctccctataggctgtctcatcgttgtcagtgatcaggcctaccactgttgtgtcgtctgcaaacttaatgatggtgttggagtcgtgcctggccatgcagtcatgggtgaacaagggagtaaaggaggggactgagcacgtacccctgaggggcccccttgttgaggatcagcgtggcaggtgtgttgttacctacccttaccacctgggggcggcctgtcaggaagtccaggatccagttgcagagggaggtgtttagtcccaggatccttagcttagtgatgagctttgagggcactatggtgttgaacgctgagctgtagtcaatgaatagcattctcacgtaggtgttcctcttgtccaggtgggaaagggcagtgtggagtgcaatagagattgcatcatctgtggatctgttggggcagtatgcaaattggagtgggtctagggtttctgggataatggtgttgatgtgagccatgaccagcctttcaaagcacttcatggctacagacgtcagtgctacgggttggtagtcatttaggcaggttatcttagtgtccttgggtacggggactatggtggtctgcttgaaacatgttggtattacagactcagtcagggacatgttgaaaatgtcagtgatacgcatgctctgagtacacgtcctggtaatccgtctggccctgcggccttgtgaatgttgacctgcttaaaagtcttactcacatcagctacggagagcgtgatcacatagtcatccggaacagctggtgctctcatgcatgcttcagtgttgcttgcctcgaagcgagcatagaagtggtttagctcgtctggtaggcttgtgtcactgggcagctcgcggctgtgattccctttgtagtctgtaatagttttcaagccctgccacatccgacgagcgtcagagccggtgtagtacgattcaatcttagtcctgtattgactctttgcctgtttgatggttcgtcggagggcatagcgggatttcttacaagcgtccgggttagagtcccgctccttgaagcgGCAGCTctgccctttagctcagtgcagatgttgcctgtaatccatggcttctggttggggtatgtacgtacggtcactgtggggacgacgtcatcgatgcacttattgaagaagccagtgactgatgtggtgtactcctcaatgctatctgaagaatcccggaacatgttccagtctgtgctagcaaaacagtcctgtagcttagcatctgcgtcatctgccCATTTTTTtaattaactgagtcactggtgcttcctgctttatttgttgcttataagcaggaatcaggaggatagagttatggtcagctttgccaaatggagggcgagggagagctttgtatgcgtctctgtgtgtggagtaaaggtggtctagagtttttttttcctctggttgcacatttaacatgctggtagaaattaggtagaacggatttaagtttccctgcattagtccccggccactaggagcgctgcctctggatgagcgttttcctgtttagttatggccttatacagctcattgcactcaatcttaatgccagcattggtttgtggtggtaaatagacagctatgaaaaatatagatgaaaactctcttggtaaatagtgtggtctacagcttatcagaagatactctacctcaggcgagcaaaacctagagacttccttagtatttgattttgtgcatcagctgttgtttacaaatatacacatggCTTAGGCGTATGACCAGGGTGGAAAATTTCAAAATAAAAACCACAGGTCAGGTGTATTCAGGATACTTTGAACATTAAATTAACACAAAAAATTCAGTGAGTTTGTTACAGACATTTTTGGGGGATGAAATTTAAAGTCAATTTTTTTATATTTATGGTTGATGGCAGTGGGAACCAAATCATGTATTTGCAGtgtccttgtccatagactgctttcaaggtaaggacacaaacattttgtaatttgggtgaactatctcttTAAAATAGGGCTGGAAGAAAGTCCTGCTTGCTAGGTTGGCCTCCCCTGAAGTGCTGGGTGTTTGAAAATGTTCTTGTTATAACAACAATGAATTTCTCAATCACCCAACCTTCAAGAAAAATCAAGTGAATATCAATATTCAGGTGGTTTATGCCTACTAGTTGATGCTCCTTGCCGTCATCTTACTCTACATAGACAAATTATGTGTTTATGAGTTGTGAGTTCCCCTACCATCTCTGCCTAGCATGTGCAcaatactaaaatgtcaaattatATTTGATTCCTGGAGCATTTCATATCCAATGGCTATTTGTATGACTTATTCAAAACTGTCCATGAAGGGCTGCAAAACTACATAacctaaataaataataaaatatccTGAAGACAAGATTACataaatctgcccctacaccctaacccaaTTATTGTTCTATTTATTGTTGCCCCTCTAGAATAAAACGTACACTTTTGGGTTCACAATCAGTTTGACCTTTTTTATTTCTTTCTTCATAGTTACAAATCAGGGCACCCTACCAAACCCTCTTGCTAAAACATGCTGGCTTTTCGTTGTCACAGCCTAAACGCCAATCACCAAACGAGGGGACTAATGTGAATTAAATTGACTTTAGTACATGCTGTCAAAAGGCTGAATTCTGCAATAGGGACTGGCGTAACAGCAACCTAATTTTGTTGATAACATTGCACATAGAACAGCGCCACCGTGCTACTCTTTAGAGTTTTATAAACTCAGCGGCGAGTTCTCTCTCTTCAGCTCCACTGTAATCTTGAGGGGCGTTTCTTTAAAACATGCATCCAATCCCCTTCATCCCTTACATAACTAGACCAATCATATGCTTCAATGTGCTGCGGTTCACAGTGCTGTGGCGAGACATGACAGTGATAGAGGTTCAGCTCGTGATGTTAAATTGCAGTTGCAGATGCTCTGATTTCAAAACGATTTGGAGCATAGTTTTAAAGTTAACGTGCTGACTATACAATGGACtaattagaaaaataaaagcagtgCTTTTCAATGCATGAGATATGAGGTGTGCTGTGAGAAGAGGGTCAAATGCATGTGTCTCATGGCCAATGCGTGAGAGTGGGCAGCTCTGTTCCTGACTAGATGAGCCTAACTACATTGCTTGCTAGCTGGCCAGCTAACGTTAACCAAGTGAGAATGTGATGAGGACAGGGCTGCTTGCTTGGTATAGTGTACTTTTGATTATTTACTTATTCAAATACGCTGTCACTGGCAAGCTACTCACCGTCAAACAACCATGCCCACTCTCTCTCACCTCGTGGCTTAGGGCAGAATTATGTTCAACGAGCAACACATAGAGCGCCCTCTTAAGGCAACCATTGATTTATTTTTATGACTGCAAATGAGCGGAGTTATTTGTTAATTCAATGTATATAATATCGCCGCTTTATCTGTGGAATAAAGACCGATGCAAATATTTATGTTAAAGCCTTTCACATAAATATTTGCCTATCGGCTGATAAAATGGTCAACTGATTGATTTATCGGTTAGGCGCAAGAAAGAATAGCACTACGTATTGTAATTTTATTTTTCATGCTACTCGCACTCCTCAGCTCCGCAACAGTAACAAAGGTGGTGGGGCGGCAGTGGCACTGTTTCCGCCCAATGCAGATTCCATCTTTAAAGCTCTACTGCCTTTATTTATATTGCGCCTTTACTACTTATTGCCTTgtattataatttttattttgagTTCATATTTCACTGCACTGTTGAGAGCTCGCTCgcaaataagcatttcactgcaccgtTTACACCCCAATGTATCCTGTGTATAtaacaaataaactttgatttgatatcGTTGATTCTCACACTGATGAAAGCGAACTATTTTCTCCTTCCATTTCAGTTGTCCATCTTGGTCCATCCAGACAAGAACCAGGATGATCCAGACAGAGCACAACTAGCTTTTGAAGGTAGAAATATGATTGCAGGCACAGTATGTCTACATCAGTTAGCCTAATACATTCAAAGAGTTCTTAACAACCCCAATCCCACTGTATTTCTAGCTGTGGACAAGGCATACAAAAACCTACTGGACCCGGAACAGAAGAAGAGGGCAGTTGATGTGATCCAAGCAGGAAGGGAATATGTTGAACATAATGTGAGTAAATAACCGCCTGTCCCTCTGTTCACACCTCTCATAGGTAGAGtagcttcccaaatggcaccctattcccatagggctctggtcaaaagtagtgcactataaagggaatagggtgccatttgggacgcaactttACTGTACAATTGTATTAATACTAGTGATGCCACTATTACAGTTGAGTTCATGTATTGCAGTTGAAGTATCATGTGCTGTGGCATCTTTTTATTGCAACAGATGAAAGAGAAGAAGAAACAGCTGAAGAAGGATGGGAAGCCTCAATTCGTGGAGGAGGATGACCCAGAAATGGTATTGACAAGTGGTTAAATAAATGTGTAACAGATGTAAGGCTGTTTTTGAGATGGGCTTATTGTTATATTACTAAGTTAACCACTCTTCTCTTGATCCTCAGTTCAGACAGGCGGTGTACAAGCAGACTATGAAGCTTTTTGCAGAGCTTGAAAtcaagaggaaggagagggaagccAAGGACATGCATGAAAGGTAACGGTGTCATTTCAGTCAACTGAATATTTTACATGAAGCATTtggaggtacagtgccttcagaaagtgttcatacctcttgacttattccacattttttgttttgttacagcctgaattcaaaatggataaaattgacatttttctcacccatctacacaaaatgccccataatgacagtgaaaacatgtttttagacatttctgcaaatttattgaaaatgaaatattaatttacgtaagtattcacaccagaGTCAACACCAGAGCTTTGCAGACCTggactgtacaatatttgcacattattcttttaaaaattataATGTGCAaaatagacagccattttcaagtcttgccatagattttcaagatggTTTGAgtccaaactgtaactaggccactcatgaACATTCAGAGTTGTCTTAGTAAGCgcctccagtgtatatttggccttgtgttttacgttattgtcctgctgaaaggtgaatttgtctcccagtgtctgttggaaagcagactgaaccagattttcctctaggattttgcctgtgctttgctctattctgtttatttttatcctaaaaaaaactccctagtccttgccgatgacaagcatacccataacatgatgcttcAAAATgtgaagtggtactcagtgatgatgtgttggatttgccccaaacataacgcttgttgttgatccatcctcagttttctcctatcatagccattaaactctgtaactgttttaaagtcaccattggcctcatggtgaaatccacgagcggtttccttcctctctggcaactgagttaggaaggatgcctgtaacTTTGacgtgactgggtgtattgatacaccatcgaaagtgtaattaataacgatattataaccacgatcgataaaagacagtactgtgcagccgtgttcatcgacctggccaaggctttcgattcttattggcagactaaatagcctttgtttctcaaatgactgcctcgcctggttcaccaactacttctcagatagttcaatgtgtcaaattggagggcctgttgtctggacctctggcagtctctatgttggtgccacagggttcaattctcgggccgactctattctctgtgtatatcaatgatgtcgctcttgctgctggtgactctcagatccacctctacgcagacgacaccattttgtatacatctggcccttcattggacactgagttaacaaacctccaaacgagctttgtcatttacaaaatagcctccaacactctactggATGTAGAGCAAATTGGATGtcgtctatcacagtgccatccgttttgtcaccaaagccccatatactacccaccattgtgacctgtatgctctcgttggctggccctcactacatattcgtcgccaaacacactggctccaggtcatctataaatcactgctaggcaaatccccgccttatcttagctcattggtcaccatagcaacacccacccgtagtatgcgctccagcaggtatatctcactggtcatccccaaagccaatacctcctttggccgccattccttccagttccctgctgccaatgactggaacgaactgcaaaaatctctgaagctggagactcttatctccctcactaactttaagcatcagttgtcagagcccatctgtaattagcccacccaactacctcatccccatattgttatttattttgctaatttgcaccccagtatctctatttgcacatcatcttctgcacatctatcattccagtgttagtactaaattgtaattattttgcactatggcctatttattgccttacctccataacttactgcatttgcacacactgtacatagcttttctattgtgttattgactgtacgttttgtttatcccatgtgtaactcttgtgttgttgtttttatcgcactgctttgctttatcttggccaggtcggagttgtaaatgagaacttgttctcaactggcttacctggttaaataaaggttaaataaaaatacattacatTAAATAATGTCAAcattctcaaagggatattcaatgtctgctttttttttttttacccatctacaaataggtgccctttgcaaggcattggaaaacctccctggtctttgtggttgaatctgtgtttgaaattcactgctcgactgagggaccttacagacaattgtatgtgtggggtacagagatgaggtagtcatttacgttttatgttaaacacttattgcacacagtgaacccatacaacttattatgtgacttgttaag contains:
- the LOC121571427 gene encoding dnaJ homolog subfamily C member 8, which encodes MAAAGGEPSTQSGPDDLFNHFYTEVKQIEKRDSVLTSKQQIDRLLRPGSSYFNLNPFEVLQIDPEATDEELKKRFRALSILVHPDKNQDDPDRAQLAFEAVDKAYKNLLDPEQKKRAVDVIQAGREYVEHNMKEKKKQLKKDGKPQFVEEDDPEMFRQAVYKQTMKLFAELEIKRKEREAKDMHERKRAREEEIETAEKAKREREWQKNFEETRDGRVDSWRSFQAGKSKAKKEKKPRSFLKPPKVKMEQRE